From Brevibacillus marinus, a single genomic window includes:
- a CDS encoding FecCD family ABC transporter permease: MDRQITFRSRSERISFQVKVKTLLVLAGLALLLLACMALAVLLGSSLTSLPELIAAAFGQGTAEANLIIGVLRLPRILLAVLAGAALAVSGAILQGVIRNPLASPDILGITGGASVAAVAFITYLLGDVSIRWLPVAAFAGAALVSLVIYVLAWQRGVTPIRLVLIGIGISAVTSALTTLMITLSPIKAAGQAYIWLTGSVYGASWENVYTLLPWLACFLPLALVFSRDATVQGLGDDVAKGLGSPVQRHRLLLLLISVALAGAAVAVVGSIGFVSLIAPHIARKLVGPSFASLLPAAAVVGSLMLLLADTVGRTAFLPQDVPAGVFTAAVGAPFFIFLLYRNRNR, encoded by the coding sequence ATGGACCGCCAGATCACGTTCCGCAGCAGGTCAGAACGAATTTCCTTTCAAGTGAAAGTAAAGACGCTGCTCGTGCTCGCCGGGTTGGCGCTGCTGTTGCTCGCCTGCATGGCGCTTGCCGTTCTGCTTGGCAGCAGCCTGACGTCGCTGCCGGAGCTGATCGCTGCCGCCTTCGGTCAAGGTACGGCGGAAGCCAACCTGATTATCGGCGTGTTGCGACTGCCGCGCATTTTGCTCGCGGTTCTCGCCGGCGCGGCGTTGGCTGTCTCGGGCGCGATTCTGCAGGGCGTAATCCGCAATCCGCTGGCTTCCCCGGATATTTTGGGCATTACGGGAGGGGCGTCGGTTGCCGCCGTTGCCTTTATTACCTATCTGCTCGGCGATGTGAGCATAAGGTGGCTGCCGGTCGCTGCGTTTGCCGGTGCGGCGTTGGTTTCGCTGGTTATCTATGTGTTGGCGTGGCAGAGAGGGGTGACGCCGATCCGGCTGGTGTTGATCGGCATCGGCATTTCGGCGGTAACGAGTGCATTGACCACGCTGATGATTACGCTGAGCCCGATCAAAGCGGCGGGGCAAGCGTACATTTGGCTGACGGGGAGCGTCTACGGCGCCTCCTGGGAGAACGTCTACACGCTGCTGCCCTGGCTCGCCTGCTTCCTTCCGCTGGCCTTGGTCTTCTCCCGGGACGCTACCGTGCAGGGGTTGGGCGACGATGTGGCGAAAGGGCTCGGCTCGCCGGTGCAGCGGCATCGTCTGTTGCTGCTGCTGATCAGTGTGGCCCTCGCCGGCGCCGCGGTCGCCGTCGTCGGCTCGATCGGCTTCGTCAGCTTGATTGCCCCGCACATCGCGAGAAAACTGGTAGGCCCCTCATTCGCCAGCTTGCTTCCGGCCGCTGCGGTCGTCGGCAGCCTCATGCTTTTGCTGGCCGATACGGTTGGCCGCACGGCGTTTCTCCCGCAAGATGTCCCGGCGGGCGTGTTCACCGCCGCGGTCGGGGCCCCGTTCTTTATTTTTTTGCTGTACCGGAATCGCAACAGGTAA
- a CDS encoding FecCD family ABC transporter permease: MLPLLYRTPSKVIGLVVGFLLFLISFASSIVFGVTEIGLAEVVQSFVAYDVTSNEHVIIQTTRLPRALIATFVGANLAVAGALMQALTRNPLASPSVFGVNAGAVFFIVLALRFLPVDSLAVLVWIAFLGAAVAALTVYLLGSIGRDGLTPVKIVLAGAAISALFTSFTQGLLVLDETGLQDVLFWLAGSIAGRDAAVLYPVLPYMMVAAVTALLLSSHVNILSSGEDIAKGLGQKTAVVKLACAATIVVLAGSSVAVAGAIGFVGLVIPHVARFLVGADYRWVVPFSAVLGAILLLNADIAARFLIRPSELPIGVVTGLIGAPFFIYLARKSFRGKGGS, translated from the coding sequence GTGCTTCCATTACTGTACCGAACACCTTCAAAGGTAATCGGACTCGTGGTAGGTTTCTTGCTGTTCCTGATCTCCTTTGCGTCGAGCATCGTCTTTGGCGTGACCGAGATCGGCCTGGCGGAGGTCGTGCAGTCGTTTGTGGCTTATGACGTCACGTCCAACGAACACGTCATCATCCAGACGACCCGTCTGCCCCGCGCGCTCATCGCCACGTTTGTCGGAGCCAATTTGGCCGTGGCCGGCGCGCTGATGCAGGCTTTGACGCGAAATCCGCTGGCGTCGCCGAGTGTGTTCGGAGTAAACGCGGGCGCGGTGTTTTTCATCGTGCTCGCGCTTCGGTTTTTGCCCGTCGATTCGTTGGCGGTGCTGGTGTGGATTGCCTTCCTCGGCGCGGCTGTTGCCGCGCTGACCGTTTATTTGCTCGGCTCGATTGGCCGGGACGGTCTGACGCCGGTCAAAATCGTGCTGGCAGGCGCGGCTATTTCCGCGCTGTTTACATCGTTTACGCAAGGGCTGCTCGTGCTGGACGAAACCGGGCTGCAGGATGTGCTGTTTTGGCTGGCCGGCTCGATCGCCGGGCGAGACGCCGCGGTGCTCTATCCGGTGCTGCCCTACATGATGGTCGCCGCAGTGACGGCACTGCTGCTGTCCAGTCACGTCAACATTCTCAGCTCGGGCGAAGATATCGCCAAGGGACTGGGGCAGAAGACGGCTGTCGTTAAGCTTGCCTGCGCCGCCACGATCGTTGTTCTCGCGGGAAGTTCCGTCGCCGTAGCGGGCGCGATCGGATTTGTCGGCCTTGTCATTCCGCATGTCGCACGGTTTCTGGTGGGCGCGGATTACCGCTGGGTCGTGCCGTTCAGCGCCGTGCTGGGAGCCATTTTGCTGCTGAACGCCGATATCGCCGCGCGGTTTCTGATCAGGCCAAGCGAGCTGCCGATCGGCGTGGTGACCGGATTGATCGGAGCGCCGTTCTTTATCTATCTGGCTCGCAAGTCGTTTCGCGGGAAAGGAGGTTCGTGA
- a CDS encoding ABC transporter substrate-binding protein: MVGKKSRMIMRAGILLLLLAIAGCGGQAQEGANSAAGQASSAQPAAAEQPSEKAAEQQGGKQETRTVQHAMGTTEITGTPARVVTLYQGATDAALLLGVKPVGAVESWIEQPWYYYIREQMEGVTNLGSENQPNLEEIIKLKPDVIIGSKTRHEKIYEQLSAIAPTVMEEEVHVWKATLHLVAEALNKQAEEAKFLADWNKKVADFQAKLGDRLKNTEVAIVDFRPDHVRIVHSGFSALVLDELGIPRPANQKSEEWGVKLTSKESIPEMDADIIFDQTSKDRDDGRLDVRKEWMAHPLWQNLRAVKNNQVYEVDTAIWNNGSGPIAATKMLEDLYRYFGLQ, encoded by the coding sequence GTGGTCGGCAAAAAGTCACGAATGATCATGCGGGCAGGGATCCTGCTATTGCTGTTGGCCATCGCCGGATGCGGGGGTCAAGCACAAGAAGGGGCCAATTCTGCAGCAGGGCAAGCGTCATCAGCGCAGCCTGCCGCAGCGGAGCAACCGTCGGAAAAAGCGGCAGAGCAGCAGGGCGGCAAGCAAGAAACGAGAACGGTGCAGCATGCGATGGGGACGACCGAGATTACGGGGACGCCTGCTCGTGTCGTAACGCTGTATCAGGGTGCGACCGACGCGGCGCTGCTCTTGGGCGTGAAACCCGTTGGCGCTGTCGAATCGTGGATTGAACAACCGTGGTACTACTACATCCGGGAGCAAATGGAGGGCGTGACCAATCTGGGGTCGGAGAACCAGCCCAATCTGGAAGAGATTATCAAGCTGAAACCGGATGTGATCATTGGTTCCAAGACGCGGCACGAAAAAATTTACGAGCAGCTTTCCGCTATTGCCCCGACGGTGATGGAAGAGGAAGTGCACGTCTGGAAGGCTACGCTGCATTTGGTTGCGGAAGCGTTGAACAAACAGGCGGAAGAAGCGAAGTTTTTAGCGGACTGGAACAAGAAAGTGGCCGACTTTCAAGCGAAACTGGGAGATCGGTTGAAGAATACGGAGGTGGCGATCGTCGACTTCCGGCCCGATCACGTGCGGATCGTACATTCAGGCTTCTCCGCGCTCGTTCTGGACGAACTGGGCATCCCCCGTCCCGCAAATCAAAAGAGCGAGGAATGGGGCGTGAAGCTGACATCCAAAGAAAGCATTCCGGAAATGGATGCGGACATCATATTCGACCAAACCAGCAAAGACCGGGATGACGGCAGGCTGGACGTGAGGAAGGAATGGATGGCCCATCCGCTATGGCAAAATTTGCGGGCCGTCAAGAACAACCAGGTCTATGAAGTAGATACGGCCATCTGGAACAACGGGTCGGGACCGATCGCGGCGACGAAAATGTTGGAAGATTTGTATCGTTACTTTGGACTGCAGTAA
- a CDS encoding helix-turn-helix domain-containing protein, producing MENGYSHSPRLAAFLYKLEMIQRLQAMAPNFRREKRLYSMFVLDEGEGVVYVNGSRYSLAPRKVFIVVPDSECKLGVQAERPPVGFFVQFQVLQAGPNGHYAPAQARFPQEVAAARFPLIRDKLREAEQKLNSGNQWDVLEANIRFQEVICDLFRDGADERPFDLKQAVQLARDYIEQHYRSPITRELLAEMAGLNADYFSRAFKRHFGKSPIAYVNDVRINQAKRLLLQSGEPLRTVAKNVGFSDEFYFSRKFKALTGSSPAAYVKNMKDSCKLASLNHLITGHLIALGLEPYAAIISKAFPVFGPSHHTINLGQTHPDLEKLVQAKPDLIVTRGTRDGEKSPKEKIYEQIAPTISLDYRESWRSHFWTIARIVGRDKEAETWLARYDRKAELMRKQIKSRTGEETFLILGIGADRFVVYGQRNIGTVLYGDLQLAAPEAVRQIAHYQEVELADLLSYDADRIVLTVFRNPGAPPSDQAIRKQLRKLSTSGQWQSLKAVRSGKVYGLYDGRYLYTSYNPLTHNLLLDKLQQLLLAD from the coding sequence ATGGAAAACGGTTACAGTCATTCTCCGCGGCTCGCAGCTTTTTTGTATAAACTGGAAATGATCCAACGTTTGCAGGCGATGGCGCCGAACTTCCGGCGCGAGAAACGGTTATACAGCATGTTTGTGCTTGACGAAGGGGAGGGCGTGGTCTACGTGAACGGCAGCCGCTATTCGCTTGCGCCGCGTAAGGTGTTCATCGTTGTACCGGACAGCGAGTGCAAGCTGGGCGTGCAAGCGGAACGGCCGCCAGTCGGCTTTTTCGTGCAGTTTCAGGTTCTGCAGGCTGGGCCAAACGGACACTACGCTCCCGCGCAGGCGCGATTTCCGCAGGAAGTGGCAGCCGCTCGTTTCCCCCTGATCCGCGACAAGCTGCGGGAAGCGGAGCAGAAGCTCAACAGCGGGAATCAATGGGATGTTCTGGAAGCCAATATCCGTTTTCAAGAAGTCATCTGCGATTTGTTCCGCGATGGGGCGGATGAACGGCCGTTTGATCTGAAACAGGCTGTTCAGCTGGCCCGCGATTATATCGAGCAGCACTACCGGTCCCCGATCACGCGGGAACTGCTTGCGGAAATGGCCGGCCTGAATGCGGACTACTTCTCGCGCGCGTTCAAGCGGCACTTTGGGAAAAGTCCGATCGCTTACGTAAACGACGTCCGCATCAACCAGGCGAAACGGCTGCTGCTGCAGTCAGGCGAGCCGCTCCGTACGGTGGCGAAAAACGTCGGTTTCAGCGACGAGTTCTATTTCAGCCGCAAATTCAAGGCGCTGACCGGCAGTTCGCCTGCCGCTTATGTAAAAAACATGAAAGATTCCTGCAAACTCGCCTCGCTGAATCATCTCATCACCGGGCATCTGATTGCGCTCGGCCTGGAGCCGTATGCCGCCATCATCAGCAAAGCCTTTCCGGTATTCGGACCGTCGCACCACACGATTAACCTTGGACAGACGCATCCCGATCTGGAGAAGCTGGTGCAAGCCAAGCCGGACCTGATTGTCACGCGCGGCACCCGAGATGGCGAAAAATCGCCGAAGGAAAAAATCTATGAACAGATCGCGCCGACCATTAGCTTGGATTATCGCGAGAGCTGGCGTTCCCATTTTTGGACGATCGCCAGGATCGTGGGAAGGGACAAGGAAGCGGAAACCTGGCTGGCCCGCTATGACCGGAAAGCGGAGCTCATGCGCAAGCAGATCAAAAGCCGGACGGGCGAAGAAACCTTTTTGATCCTGGGCATTGGCGCGGACCGATTCGTCGTATACGGCCAACGGAATATCGGCACCGTGCTGTACGGCGATTTGCAATTGGCGGCGCCTGAAGCTGTGCGCCAGATCGCACATTATCAGGAAGTTGAGCTGGCTGATTTGCTTTCGTATGATGCGGACCGGATCGTGTTGACGGTTTTCCGCAACCCCGGTGCGCCGCCCAGCGATCAGGCGATCCGCAAGCAGCTGCGCAAGCTGAGCACGAGCGGGCAGTGGCAGTCGCTGAAGGCCGTCCGCAGCGGCAAAGTGTACGGCCTGTACGACGGCAGGTATCTGTACACCAGTTACAATCCGCTCACTCATAACCTGCTGCTCGACAAACTGCAGCAACTGCTGCTTGCCGACTGA
- a CDS encoding PRK06851 family protein, with protein MTVHSPGSVLNYFAEGNTARGSVNLFDSSLQDLERVYILKGGPGSGKSSLIRSLGSGLREKGYAIWQLHCARDNDSLDGVIVPELKVGIVDGTAPHVVEPRLPGAVEEYVNLGVAWDAAKLRGRKTEIARLQEQIQQALDRAYAGFAEALRIHDEWEAIYIENLDVQAADRLIEQYRHLLYGEQRMDKQSRVDRRFLGAATPKGAVDFVPNLTEGVRKRYLIKGRPGSGKSTLLKQLAKTATERGFDVEIYHCGFDPHSVDMIIVRELGFALFDSTAPHEYVPERPHDEIIDMYERCIRPGTDETHAAALEQIRARYAAKMKQAIACLAEANAFHRELENIYGQAMDFAIVEEIKHKLCREIFAFAESCG; from the coding sequence GTGACCGTTCACTCCCCAGGATCGGTGCTCAACTATTTCGCGGAAGGAAATACGGCTCGCGGATCGGTCAACCTGTTTGACTCTTCCCTGCAAGACTTGGAACGCGTCTATATTCTGAAAGGCGGACCGGGCAGCGGAAAATCAAGCCTGATCCGCTCGCTTGGCAGCGGCCTGCGCGAAAAAGGCTACGCCATCTGGCAGCTTCACTGCGCGCGCGACAACGATTCCCTGGATGGCGTCATCGTTCCCGAACTGAAAGTCGGGATCGTCGATGGCACGGCTCCGCACGTCGTCGAACCGCGGCTGCCGGGAGCGGTTGAGGAATACGTCAACTTGGGTGTGGCATGGGACGCCGCCAAGCTGCGCGGACGGAAAACGGAGATCGCCCGCTTGCAGGAACAGATCCAGCAAGCGCTGGATCGGGCCTATGCCGGTTTTGCGGAAGCGCTGCGCATCCACGACGAATGGGAAGCGATTTATATTGAAAATCTGGATGTGCAAGCGGCTGACCGCTTGATTGAACAATATCGGCACCTTCTGTACGGCGAACAAAGGATGGATAAGCAAAGCCGGGTTGACCGCAGGTTTTTGGGAGCGGCTACACCCAAGGGCGCGGTCGACTTTGTGCCGAACTTGACGGAGGGAGTGCGGAAGCGGTATCTCATCAAGGGACGTCCCGGCTCCGGCAAATCGACGCTGTTGAAACAATTGGCGAAAACGGCGACGGAACGCGGATTTGACGTGGAAATCTACCACTGCGGGTTCGACCCCCACAGCGTGGATATGATCATCGTGCGCGAATTGGGATTTGCGCTCTTTGACAGCACGGCGCCGCACGAATATGTTCCGGAGCGGCCGCACGACGAAATCATCGACATGTACGAACGTTGCATCCGCCCGGGTACGGATGAAACCCACGCCGCGGCGCTGGAACAGATCCGGGCACGCTATGCGGCCAAGATGAAGCAAGCGATCGCCTGTCTCGCAGAAGCCAACGCGTTTCATCGGGAGCTGGAGAACATCTACGGGCAGGCGATGGACTTTGCGATCGTCGAGGAGATCAAACACAAGCTTTGCCGGGAGATCTTCGCTTTCGCCGAATCCTGCGGATAA
- a CDS encoding aldo/keto reductase, with protein sequence MAKKVRLGKSDLYVHPIGLGANAVGGHNIYPHLDDEVGKQVVRTAIENGITMIDTAFFYGLGRSEELIGEVLKESGKRSEVVIATKVAHKLVDNKLSIDNSPAFLRAEVEKSLKRLQTDYIDLLYIHYPDPDTPKDEAVGALKQLKDEGKIRAIGISNFSLEQVKEANKDGYVDVYQGEYNLLNRAAEQTFFPYMVEHRISFIPYFPFASGLLAGKYTKQTTFSDWRARSPQYQGETFAQNLAKVDQLRKIADAKGAEVAHVVLAWYLTREAIDAVIPGAKRPEQVLSNLQTADVQLTEAEIREIERIFTA encoded by the coding sequence ATGGCAAAAAAAGTGCGCCTGGGTAAATCCGATTTGTACGTACATCCCATCGGTTTAGGTGCGAATGCTGTCGGCGGCCACAACATCTATCCCCATCTGGATGATGAAGTGGGGAAACAGGTCGTCCGCACCGCGATCGAGAACGGCATCACGATGATCGACACGGCTTTCTTTTACGGCTTGGGGCGTTCCGAAGAGCTGATCGGCGAAGTGCTGAAAGAAAGCGGAAAGCGTTCGGAAGTGGTCATCGCCACGAAAGTCGCGCACAAATTGGTGGACAACAAGCTGAGCATTGACAACTCACCTGCCTTTTTGCGAGCAGAAGTGGAAAAAAGCTTAAAACGGCTGCAAACCGATTACATCGATCTGCTGTACATCCACTACCCGGACCCGGATACACCGAAAGATGAAGCGGTCGGCGCCTTAAAACAATTAAAAGACGAAGGAAAAATTCGCGCGATCGGCATTTCCAACTTCTCCTTGGAGCAGGTAAAAGAAGCGAACAAAGACGGCTATGTGGATGTGTACCAAGGCGAATACAATTTGTTGAACCGGGCCGCCGAACAGACGTTTTTCCCGTACATGGTCGAACATCGGATTTCTTTCATTCCGTACTTCCCGTTTGCCTCGGGGCTGCTTGCCGGCAAATACACGAAGCAGACGACGTTCAGCGATTGGCGCGCGAGATCGCCGCAGTATCAAGGGGAGACGTTTGCGCAAAACCTGGCCAAGGTGGACCAGCTTCGCAAAATTGCGGACGCGAAAGGCGCCGAAGTCGCGCATGTCGTGCTCGCTTGGTACTTGACGAGAGAAGCGATCGACGCGGTGATTCCCGGCGCCAAGCGGCCGGAGCAGGTGCTCAGCAACTTGCAGACAGCGGATGTGCAGCTGACAGAAGCGGAAATCCGAGAAATCGAGCGGATCTTCACAGCCTAA
- a CDS encoding DUF6530 family protein: MKIPTTLKHKPVIVCENYENVDGKYAYDSDAKGISLGLAQWNERGKVDISAKVWRHTGEKWSRQSEELPLHRVLDLAILVCRTLHYFQDAYRYEKGYDPAKPVIDRVGLQGDAMTVAVCLENEKIDEDIRLFQEVLSRDGEILGERLRTLARILKEMGY, translated from the coding sequence ATGAAAATACCGACAACCTTAAAACACAAGCCGGTGATTGTCTGTGAAAATTACGAGAACGTGGACGGCAAATACGCATACGACTCCGATGCGAAAGGCATCTCGCTGGGATTGGCGCAGTGGAACGAGCGGGGCAAAGTGGATATTTCCGCGAAAGTCTGGCGCCATACAGGCGAAAAATGGTCCAGACAGTCCGAGGAACTTCCCCTGCATCGCGTGCTGGACCTGGCGATTCTCGTCTGCCGCACGCTGCACTATTTTCAAGATGCGTATCGCTATGAAAAAGGGTACGATCCCGCGAAACCGGTGATTGACCGGGTGGGCTTGCAGGGGGATGCGATGACCGTGGCTGTGTGTCTGGAGAACGAAAAGATCGATGAGGACATCCGCTTGTTTCAAGAGGTGCTGAGTCGTGACGGGGAAATTCTCGGCGAACGGCTGCGCACGCTGGCGAGAATCCTGAAAGAGATGGGGTACTAG
- a CDS encoding DUF1801 domain-containing protein — protein sequence MYELKTKENDGSVMAFIESVENPKRRADAYQLLQIFTEASGYPAKLWGPSIIGFGSYHYQYASGHEGDAPLVGFSPRKAKISLYLTPGDAEREALLQRLGKHTTGKACIYINKLADIDVDVLKELIRQSVAFLQEKYPPSSR from the coding sequence GTGTACGAATTGAAAACAAAGGAAAACGACGGCAGCGTCATGGCGTTTATTGAAAGCGTGGAAAATCCCAAGCGGCGGGCAGATGCCTATCAGCTTTTGCAGATCTTTACGGAGGCGAGCGGTTATCCGGCCAAGCTGTGGGGACCGAGCATCATCGGCTTTGGTTCCTACCATTACCAATACGCTTCCGGTCATGAAGGCGACGCGCCGCTGGTCGGCTTTTCCCCGCGCAAGGCAAAAATCAGCCTCTATTTGACGCCTGGCGACGCGGAGCGGGAAGCCCTGCTGCAAAGGCTGGGCAAACACACGACAGGGAAAGCGTGTATCTATATCAACAAACTGGCGGACATTGATGTGGACGTCTTAAAGGAATTGATCCGGCAGTCCGTTGCGTTCTTGCAGGAGAAATATCCCCCTTCGTCACGCTGA
- a CDS encoding heavy metal translocating P-type ATPase: METTAASKTKQTTLQISGMTCAACANRIERGLTKLDGVTSAHVNLATEKAKVTYDPQKIDVRALQAAIQKLGYDTVNEVAQLKLEGMTCAACANRIEKGLAKLPGVTSASVNFALETARVEYTPGEVTLEELQHKVRQLGYTAIVEPQRERVEERRDEEIRRQQRKLLLSAALAFPLLWSMVAHFSFTSWLYLPEILMNPWVQLLLATPVQFYVGGPFYVGAYKALRNGSANMDVLVSLGTSAAYFYSLYLTLVWYGQGGGHAPSLYYETSAILITLVIFGKLLEARAKGRTSAAIQSLMGLQAKSALVVRDGRELTVPVDEVRVGDIVLVRPGEKVPVDGEVLEGVSSVDESMLTGESLPVEKKAGDAVIGATINQTGSLRIRATRVGKETALAQIIKVVEEAQGSKAPIQRVADVISGIFVPIVVGIAVVTFLVWYVFLAPGHFAGALEKAIAVLVIACPCALGLATPTSIMAGSGRAAEYGILFKGGEHLEQTHKIDTVVLDKTGTITKGKPELTDVLPEGEEREFLRLVGAAEKNSEHPLAEAIVAGIRKRNIELPDAQSFQAIPGYGISATVEGRQVLVGTRRLLERHGVDAQQAYAAMARLEEAGKTAMLVAVDNRYAGMIAVADTIKETSRAAISRLKQMGIQVIMLTGDNERTAKAIAAQVGIDQVRAEVLPAEKAEEVRRLQAQGKKVAMVGDGINDAPALAAADIGMAIGSGTDVALETADVTLMRGDLASIAEAIVISRKTMRNIRQNLFWALGYNTLGIPIAAIGWLAPWIAGAAMAFSSVSVVLNALRLQRMKIQA; the protein is encoded by the coding sequence GTGGAAACAACCGCGGCAAGCAAAACGAAGCAGACGACGCTGCAGATCAGCGGGATGACCTGTGCAGCGTGCGCCAATCGGATTGAGAGAGGGTTAACAAAACTGGACGGCGTCACCTCCGCGCACGTCAACCTGGCCACGGAAAAAGCGAAGGTAACCTACGATCCGCAGAAAATCGACGTGCGCGCATTGCAAGCTGCGATTCAAAAGCTGGGCTACGATACGGTCAACGAGGTTGCCCAATTGAAGCTGGAAGGAATGACCTGCGCCGCCTGCGCCAACCGCATCGAGAAGGGGCTGGCCAAGCTGCCGGGGGTGACGAGCGCCTCCGTCAACTTTGCGCTGGAGACGGCCCGGGTCGAATACACACCGGGGGAAGTCACGCTCGAAGAGCTGCAACACAAGGTCCGACAGCTTGGCTATACCGCGATAGTGGAGCCGCAACGGGAGCGCGTCGAGGAGCGCCGCGACGAGGAAATCCGGCGGCAGCAACGAAAGCTGCTGCTATCGGCAGCGCTCGCGTTTCCGCTGTTGTGGAGCATGGTCGCCCACTTTTCCTTCACCTCCTGGCTCTACCTGCCGGAAATTCTGATGAATCCGTGGGTTCAGCTTCTTTTGGCGACACCCGTCCAGTTTTACGTCGGCGGTCCGTTTTACGTCGGCGCGTACAAGGCGCTGCGCAACGGCAGTGCCAACATGGATGTACTGGTCTCGCTGGGCACCTCGGCTGCTTATTTCTACAGCCTGTACCTGACGCTTGTCTGGTACGGGCAAGGCGGCGGGCACGCACCCTCCTTGTACTATGAGACGAGCGCGATCCTGATCACCCTCGTCATTTTCGGGAAGCTGCTGGAAGCGCGGGCAAAGGGGCGGACGTCGGCAGCGATCCAGTCGTTAATGGGGCTGCAGGCGAAGAGCGCGCTGGTTGTGCGCGACGGCCGGGAGCTGACCGTTCCGGTGGATGAGGTGAGGGTCGGCGACATCGTGCTGGTGCGGCCGGGCGAGAAAGTGCCGGTGGACGGGGAAGTGCTCGAGGGGGTATCGTCCGTCGATGAATCGATGCTGACCGGCGAGAGCCTCCCCGTGGAAAAGAAGGCGGGCGACGCGGTGATCGGGGCGACGATCAACCAAACCGGCTCGCTGCGGATCCGCGCCACCAGAGTCGGCAAAGAGACGGCGCTCGCCCAGATCATCAAAGTGGTGGAAGAAGCGCAAGGCTCGAAAGCGCCGATTCAGCGGGTGGCCGACGTGATCTCCGGGATTTTTGTGCCGATCGTCGTCGGCATCGCCGTCGTCACCTTCCTCGTCTGGTACGTTTTCCTTGCGCCGGGCCACTTTGCCGGCGCTTTGGAAAAAGCGATTGCGGTGCTCGTCATCGCCTGCCCGTGCGCACTCGGCTTGGCCACCCCCACGTCCATCATGGCCGGGTCGGGACGCGCCGCCGAGTACGGCATTTTGTTCAAAGGCGGCGAGCATCTGGAACAAACGCACAAGATCGACACGGTCGTGCTCGATAAAACCGGGACCATTACAAAGGGCAAGCCGGAGCTGACCGATGTGCTGCCGGAAGGGGAGGAAAGGGAGTTTCTGCGGCTCGTCGGCGCCGCCGAGAAAAACTCGGAGCACCCGCTGGCGGAAGCGATCGTCGCCGGCATTCGCAAACGAAACATCGAACTGCCGGATGCGCAGTCCTTTCAAGCGATCCCCGGCTACGGCATCAGCGCCACCGTCGAAGGACGGCAGGTGTTGGTCGGCACCCGCCGCTTGCTGGAGCGGCACGGGGTGGACGCACAGCAGGCGTATGCAGCGATGGCCCGCTTGGAAGAAGCGGGCAAGACCGCGATGCTGGTCGCCGTCGACAACCGCTACGCCGGGATGATTGCGGTCGCCGACACGATCAAGGAAACGTCCCGGGCAGCCATCAGCAGGCTGAAGCAGATGGGCATCCAGGTGATCATGCTGACCGGCGACAACGAGCGGACAGCGAAGGCGATTGCCGCCCAGGTCGGGATCGATCAGGTGCGTGCGGAAGTCCTGCCGGCAGAAAAAGCGGAAGAAGTGAGGCGGCTGCAAGCGCAGGGCAAGAAGGTGGCCATGGTCGGGGACGGCATCAACGATGCGCCGGCTCTGGCGGCCGCAGACATCGGGATGGCGATTGGCAGCGGTACGGATGTGGCGCTGGAAACGGCCGACGTTACCCTGATGCGCGGCGACCTGGCCAGCATTGCCGAGGCGATTGTGATCAGCCGCAAGACGATGCGCAACATCAGGCAGAATTTGTTCTGGGCCCTCGGCTACAACACGCTCGGCATCCCGATTGCCGCGATCGGCTGGCTGGCGCCGTGGATCGCAGGTGCGGCGATGGCCTTCAGTTCGGTTTCCGTGGTGCTCAATGCGCTTCGCCTGCAGCGCATGAAGATACAAGCCTAA
- a CDS encoding copper ion binding protein: protein MKTVTLQVQGMSCQHCVHSIESALKEIGAAGKVDLASNAVEVSFDENRLSLEQIKAAIEEQGYDVV, encoded by the coding sequence ATGAAAACCGTTACGCTGCAAGTGCAGGGCATGAGTTGTCAGCACTGCGTGCATTCCATCGAAAGCGCACTGAAGGAAATCGGCGCAGCCGGCAAAGTGGATCTTGCGAGCAACGCGGTGGAGGTTTCCTTTGACGAGAACCGGCTTTCCCTTGAGCAGATCAAAGCGGCAATCGAGGAACAAGGTTACGACGTTGTGTGA
- a CDS encoding metal-sensitive transcriptional regulator: MGVGPEMAEPVNEQAAECCAQEGTLRKSHHSEKVKNNLISRLNRIEGQIRGIKGLIEKDTYCDDVLNQIASVQSALNGVGKLLLEHHLKSCVIERIQEGDMEVVTELMTTMNKLIK, encoded by the coding sequence ATGGGCGTGGGACCGGAGATGGCGGAGCCAGTCAACGAACAAGCGGCCGAATGCTGCGCACAGGAAGGGACCTTGCGGAAGAGCCATCATTCGGAGAAAGTCAAAAACAACCTGATCAGCCGCTTGAATCGCATCGAAGGCCAGATTCGCGGGATCAAAGGGCTGATCGAAAAGGACACCTATTGCGATGATGTCCTCAATCAGATCGCCTCGGTTCAATCGGCCTTGAATGGTGTGGGCAAGCTCTTGCTGGAGCATCACCTGAAAAGCTGTGTCATTGAGCGGATTCAGGAAGGCGATATGGAAGTCGTGACGGAGCTGATGACGACCATGAACAAATTGATCAAATAG